A single genomic interval of Rhodopseudomonas palustris harbors:
- a CDS encoding outer membrane protein, with protein sequence MKRIFAGVVLAGTAAVSAQAADLAVKAPYLKAPVAAVYDWTGFYIGANVGVGLGRNLQTHAYPGGASLNTTYLQPQGVIGGGQIGYNWQLGSFLGPMLLGLEADIQGSGASDGYTSLNGLATNYNQKLDWFGTVRGRVGLVRGPAVAYFTGGYAVGSVKTTVTEGGLVAFDNSKTRSGWVIGSGVEAALGGNWTGKIEYLYLDLGNQTDFFGNQSLRTEVRESIFRAGLNYRIGGNGTYITPPPANWAGLYIGGNFGGATGRDRSSLTLGGGQTDTFNLAPDGFIGGGQIGYNWQASNWVFGVEADFQGSTQKDQRASVLGPRAYYDAKLPWFGTARGRIGYSLGSTLFYGTAGYAYGNIKSDIVSSIGNYSFKTTKGGWAAGAGIETPFQLFGLLGPNWTSKTEYLYVDLGSTTDVFGGTGINTTKVTEHILRTGINYHFNQPVVAKY encoded by the coding sequence ATGAAACGCATTTTCGCCGGCGTCGTGCTGGCTGGCACCGCCGCCGTCAGCGCCCAAGCGGCCGATCTCGCCGTCAAGGCTCCGTACCTGAAGGCCCCGGTTGCCGCCGTCTATGACTGGACGGGCTTCTACATCGGCGCCAACGTCGGCGTCGGCCTCGGCCGTAACCTTCAGACGCACGCCTATCCGGGCGGCGCCTCGCTGAACACCACCTACCTGCAGCCGCAGGGCGTGATCGGTGGCGGCCAGATCGGCTACAACTGGCAGCTCGGCTCCTTCCTCGGCCCGATGCTGCTAGGCCTTGAAGCCGACATCCAGGGCAGCGGCGCCAGCGACGGCTATACCTCGCTCAACGGCCTCGCCACCAACTACAACCAGAAGCTCGACTGGTTCGGCACCGTGCGCGGCCGCGTCGGCCTCGTACGCGGCCCGGCGGTCGCCTACTTCACCGGCGGTTATGCGGTCGGCAGCGTCAAGACCACCGTCACCGAAGGTGGTCTGGTGGCGTTCGACAACAGCAAGACCCGCTCCGGCTGGGTGATCGGCTCGGGTGTGGAAGCTGCGCTGGGCGGCAACTGGACCGGCAAGATCGAATATCTGTATCTCGACCTCGGCAACCAGACCGACTTCTTCGGCAATCAGAGCCTGCGCACCGAAGTGCGCGAGAGCATCTTCCGCGCCGGTCTGAACTACCGCATCGGCGGCAACGGCACCTACATCACCCCGCCGCCGGCGAACTGGGCTGGCCTGTACATCGGCGGCAATTTCGGCGGTGCGACCGGACGTGATCGCTCGAGCCTGACCCTCGGCGGCGGCCAGACCGACACCTTCAACCTGGCGCCGGATGGCTTCATCGGCGGCGGCCAGATCGGCTACAACTGGCAGGCCTCGAACTGGGTGTTCGGTGTCGAAGCCGACTTCCAGGGTTCGACCCAGAAGGATCAGCGCGCCTCGGTGCTCGGCCCGCGGGCCTACTATGACGCCAAGCTGCCCTGGTTCGGCACTGCGCGTGGCCGCATCGGCTACTCGCTCGGCTCGACCCTGTTCTACGGCACGGCCGGCTACGCCTACGGCAACATCAAGTCCGACATCGTCAGCTCGATCGGCAACTACAGCTTCAAGACCACCAAGGGTGGTTGGGCTGCCGGCGCCGGCATCGAGACTCCGTTCCAGCTGTTCGGCCTGCTCGGCCCGAACTGGACCTCGAAGACCGAATATCTCTACGTTGACCTCGGCTCGACCACCGACGTGTTCGGCGGCACCGGCATCAACACCACCAAGGTCACCGAACACATCCTGCGCACCGGCATCAACTATCACTTCAATCAGCCGGTGGTCGCGAAGTACTAA
- a CDS encoding ABC transporter substrate-binding protein, translating into MNLRTSSVRTSVAAIAAMMLTAGAAIAADKKYDPGASDTEIKIGQTVPHSGPGSLYGVLGRVGEAYFQMLNEKGGINGRKIKFITLDDSYSAPKAVEATRRLVEQEEVLALYGSLGTAPQTAVHKYLNSKKVPQLLLNTGASKWNDPKNFKWTMAGLPLYPTEARILAKHVVAVKPDAKVAILYQNDDFGRDFLAPFKKVLEEAGGKAKVVAEASYDLTEPTIDSQIINLSKSGADVFFNITTGKATSQSIRKIAEIGWKPLHLLSAGSTGRSILNAAGLDNAKGIVAIRYSKEVGVPRFENDPDVKAFEELRAKYLPNVDKDNTIAYAGYGQAVTMAEILRRCGDNLTRENVIKQATSLKGFHSPYFLDGIDYSYTPDDYTPMKTLYIATFNGTDWDISEKPFTE; encoded by the coding sequence ATGAATCTGCGCACCAGCTCCGTCCGCACGTCCGTGGCGGCGATCGCGGCGATGATGTTGACCGCGGGGGCGGCAATTGCGGCGGACAAGAAATACGATCCGGGCGCCAGCGACACCGAAATCAAGATCGGCCAGACCGTCCCGCATTCCGGCCCCGGCTCGCTCTACGGCGTGCTCGGCCGCGTCGGCGAAGCCTATTTCCAGATGCTGAACGAGAAGGGCGGCATCAACGGCCGCAAGATCAAGTTCATCACCCTGGACGACTCCTACAGCGCGCCGAAGGCGGTGGAAGCGACCCGCCGGCTGGTCGAACAAGAGGAAGTGCTGGCGCTGTACGGCTCGCTCGGCACCGCGCCTCAGACCGCGGTCCATAAGTATCTGAATTCCAAGAAGGTTCCGCAGCTTTTGCTGAACACCGGGGCGTCGAAATGGAACGACCCGAAGAACTTCAAATGGACCATGGCGGGGCTGCCGCTGTACCCGACCGAAGCACGCATCCTTGCCAAGCACGTTGTCGCGGTGAAGCCCGACGCCAAGGTCGCGATCCTCTACCAGAACGACGATTTCGGCCGTGACTTCCTGGCGCCGTTCAAGAAGGTGCTGGAAGAGGCCGGCGGCAAGGCCAAGGTGGTGGCGGAAGCCAGCTACGACCTGACCGAGCCGACGATCGACTCGCAGATCATCAACCTGTCGAAGTCCGGCGCCGACGTGTTCTTCAACATCACCACCGGCAAGGCGACCTCGCAATCGATCCGCAAGATCGCCGAGATCGGCTGGAAGCCGCTGCATTTGCTGTCGGCTGGCTCGACCGGCCGCTCGATCCTGAACGCCGCCGGGCTCGACAACGCCAAGGGCATCGTGGCGATCCGCTACTCCAAGGAAGTCGGCGTGCCGCGGTTCGAGAACGATCCCGACGTAAAGGCATTCGAGGAGCTGCGCGCCAAGTATCTGCCCAACGTCGATAAGGACAACACCATCGCGTACGCGGGCTACGGCCAGGCCGTGACGATGGCCGAGATCCTGCGCCGCTGCGGCGATAACCTGACCCGCGAAAACGTGATCAAGCAGGCGACCTCGCTGAAAGGCTTCCACTCGCCCTACTTCCTCGACGGCATCGACTACAGCTACACGCCGGACGACTACACCCCGATGAAGACCCTCTACATCGCCACCTTCAACGGCACCGATTGGGACATCTCGGAGAAGCCGTTCACGGAGTAG
- a CDS encoding class I SAM-dependent DNA methyltransferase: MPTYLFLSSGNVLADRRYDFARELLARGEAEAAADLLAQAVELAPDFTSAWFALGEIRQDRLGNREGAVDAFRRARAADPRDRHGAGLRLMRLGAADLDAMSPAYIGALFDQYAPRFDKSLVEDLGYRGPALLFEAVREVCETTGRAMAFRRAIDLGCGTGLVGRAFAPIVSEIIGFDLSPQMIERARATGVYGRLAVTDLVQGLANEPPASAELILAADVLIYIQDVAPLLREAAQVLQPGGLLAVTAETHAGDGVVLTAGLRFAQAESYLRAELERAGFMVALLQYASARNEKHTPLPGLVVVAFRPNG; this comes from the coding sequence ATGCCGACGTACCTGTTCCTGTCGTCCGGAAATGTTCTTGCCGACCGACGCTACGACTTTGCGCGCGAACTCCTGGCGCGCGGCGAGGCGGAGGCGGCCGCCGACCTGCTGGCTCAGGCGGTCGAGCTGGCGCCGGACTTTACCTCGGCGTGGTTCGCACTCGGGGAAATTCGCCAGGACAGACTGGGCAACCGCGAGGGCGCAGTCGATGCGTTTCGGCGGGCGCGCGCGGCGGACCCGCGCGATCGGCACGGTGCCGGTTTGCGCCTGATGCGGCTCGGCGCTGCCGATCTCGATGCGATGTCGCCGGCCTATATCGGAGCGTTGTTCGATCAGTATGCGCCGCGGTTCGACAAGTCGCTGGTCGAGGATCTCGGCTACCGCGGCCCGGCGTTGCTGTTCGAGGCGGTGCGCGAGGTCTGCGAGACCACCGGTCGAGCGATGGCGTTCCGGCGCGCAATCGATCTCGGCTGTGGCACCGGCTTGGTCGGCCGCGCGTTTGCGCCGATCGTCTCCGAGATCATCGGCTTCGATCTATCGCCGCAGATGATCGAGCGCGCGCGTGCGACCGGCGTGTATGGCCGGCTTGCGGTGACAGACTTGGTGCAGGGGCTTGCCAACGAGCCACCGGCGAGCGCGGAGCTGATCCTTGCCGCCGACGTGCTGATCTACATCCAGGACGTCGCGCCGCTGCTGCGCGAAGCCGCGCAGGTGCTGCAGCCGGGCGGCCTGCTCGCGGTCACCGCCGAGACGCATGCGGGCGATGGCGTGGTGCTGACGGCCGGGCTGCGGTTCGCTCAGGCGGAAAGCTATCTGCGCGCGGAATTGGAACGTGCCGGGTTTATGGTTGCGCTGCTGCAATACGCGTCGGCCCGCAACGAGAAGCACACCCCGTTGCCGGGCCTCGTCGTCGTCGCCTTCAGGCCCAACGGCTAG
- a CDS encoding ligase-associated DNA damage response DEXH box helicase — MSLADSSLDLLPDRFRRWFAERGWVPRDHQLALLEKARAQRSALLIAPTGAGKTLAGFLPSLVELSGAAPNLSPLAGRGRLAGVAGKSGEGADESPLAEVALTTATPPHPAQQAALAAPPSLSARGDGMVSRSGGLHTLYISPLKALAVDIARNLETPIAEMKLPIRVETRTGDTPVSRRTRQRKYPPDILLTTPEQLALLLASDDAPYLFGTLRRIVLDELHALVTSKRGDLLSLGLARLWRIAPQLRAIGLSATVADPDELARFLVPQPFVPSPARGEGDERAVDQADIVVATGAAPPIVEMLDTKERLPWAGHSARHALPEIYDLIRRNTTTLVFVNTRSQAEMLFQELWRINDDNLAIALHHGSLDVGQRRKVEDAMAAGRLRGVVCTSSLDLGVDWGDVDLVVNVGAPKGSSRLMQRIGRANHRIDEASRAVLVPSNRFEVLECVAAIDAVAENAQDTPPQRKGALDVLAQHILGCACGEPFVADDLYVEIRSAAPYADLSRGDFDDTLDFVASGGYALKSYERFARIKQDKQDKWRVANPKVRQAYRLNVGTIVEEAMLKVKLVRSSRAKGGGSTGAIARGGRMLGQIEEGFIEGLTAGDTFVFGGEVVRYEAMMEDQVYVSRAHDKDARVPSYMGGKFPLSTYLAERVRGLLADKKTWKGLPDQVRDWLALQTKASKVPGRSELVVETFPRAAKYYLVCYPFEGRLAHQTLGMLLTRRLERARARPLGFVANEYALAVWGLSDMSQMIRQGRLDLDALFDPDMLGDDLEAWLAESALMKRTFRNCAIISGLIARRFAGEEKSRRQVLFSTDLVYDVLNKHQPDHVLLRAARADAATGLLDLRRLSDMLMRINGRIVHKELDRVSPLAVPVMLEIGREAVYGEASDVLLAEAADELVREAMS; from the coding sequence GTGAGCCTCGCCGATTCCTCTCTTGATCTGCTGCCCGACCGGTTCCGCCGCTGGTTCGCCGAACGCGGCTGGGTGCCGCGCGATCATCAGCTCGCGCTTTTGGAAAAGGCACGGGCGCAACGCTCCGCCCTGCTGATCGCGCCGACCGGCGCCGGCAAGACCCTGGCTGGTTTCCTCCCATCGCTGGTGGAGCTGAGCGGGGCGGCGCCTAACCTCTCCCCGCTCGCGGGGAGAGGTCGACTTGCTGGCGTAGCCGGCAAGTCGGGTGAGGGGGCTGATGAATCTCCACTTGCGGAAGTGGCGCTCACGACCGCGACGCCCCCTCATCCGGCGCAGCAAGCTGCGCTTGCCGCGCCACCTTCTCTCAGCGCGCGGGGAGACGGAATGGTCTCGCGGAGCGGCGGGCTGCATACACTCTACATCTCTCCACTCAAGGCGCTGGCGGTCGACATCGCGCGTAATCTCGAAACGCCGATCGCGGAGATGAAGCTGCCGATCCGCGTCGAAACCCGCACCGGCGACACGCCGGTGTCACGGCGGACGCGGCAGCGCAAATATCCGCCCGACATCCTGCTAACCACGCCGGAGCAGCTCGCGCTGCTGCTCGCCTCCGACGATGCGCCCTATCTGTTCGGCACCCTGCGGCGGATCGTGCTCGACGAGCTGCATGCGCTGGTCACGTCCAAGCGCGGCGATCTGCTATCGCTCGGGCTCGCCCGGCTGTGGCGGATCGCGCCGCAGCTCCGCGCCATCGGTCTGTCGGCGACGGTCGCCGATCCCGACGAACTCGCCCGCTTTCTGGTGCCGCAGCCCTTTGTCCCCTCTCCCGCAAGGGGAGAGGGAGACGAGAGGGCCGTTGATCAAGCCGACATCGTCGTCGCCACCGGCGCCGCGCCGCCGATCGTCGAGATGCTCGACACCAAGGAACGGCTGCCGTGGGCCGGGCACTCTGCGCGCCACGCGCTGCCGGAGATCTACGATCTAATCCGGCGCAACACCACGACGCTGGTGTTCGTCAACACCCGCAGCCAGGCCGAGATGCTGTTCCAGGAGCTGTGGCGGATCAACGACGACAACCTTGCGATCGCGCTGCATCACGGCTCGCTCGATGTCGGTCAGCGCCGCAAGGTCGAGGACGCGATGGCAGCGGGCCGCTTGCGCGGAGTTGTTTGTACGTCGTCGCTCGATCTCGGCGTCGACTGGGGCGACGTCGATCTCGTGGTCAATGTCGGCGCGCCGAAAGGCTCGTCGCGGCTGATGCAGCGCATCGGCCGTGCTAACCACCGCATCGACGAAGCCTCGCGCGCCGTGCTGGTGCCGTCCAATCGCTTCGAAGTGCTGGAATGCGTCGCCGCAATCGATGCTGTCGCCGAGAATGCGCAGGACACGCCGCCGCAGCGCAAGGGCGCGCTCGACGTGCTGGCGCAGCACATTCTCGGCTGCGCCTGCGGCGAACCGTTTGTCGCCGATGATCTGTATGTGGAAATTCGCAGCGCTGCGCCCTATGCGGATCTGTCGCGCGGCGATTTCGACGACACGCTCGATTTCGTCGCCAGCGGCGGCTACGCGCTGAAGAGCTACGAGCGCTTCGCCCGCATCAAGCAGGACAAGCAGGACAAATGGCGCGTCGCCAATCCGAAGGTGCGGCAGGCCTATCGCCTGAATGTCGGCACCATCGTCGAAGAGGCGATGCTGAAGGTGAAGCTGGTGCGCTCGTCGCGCGCCAAGGGTGGCGGCAGCACCGGCGCGATCGCGCGCGGCGGGCGGATGCTCGGCCAGATCGAAGAGGGCTTCATCGAAGGCCTGACAGCCGGCGACACCTTCGTGTTCGGCGGCGAGGTGGTGCGCTACGAGGCGATGATGGAGGATCAGGTCTACGTCTCGCGCGCCCACGACAAGGATGCGCGGGTGCCGTCCTATATGGGCGGCAAGTTTCCGCTGTCGACTTACTTGGCCGAACGCGTCCGTGGCCTGCTCGCCGACAAGAAGACGTGGAAAGGTCTGCCCGATCAGGTGCGCGACTGGCTGGCGCTGCAGACCAAGGCGTCGAAAGTGCCCGGCCGCAGCGAGCTGGTTGTCGAGACGTTTCCGCGCGCCGCCAAGTACTATCTGGTCTGCTATCCGTTCGAGGGCCGGCTGGCGCATCAGACGCTGGGCATGCTGCTGACGCGGCGGCTGGAACGCGCCCGCGCCCGGCCGCTCGGCTTCGTCGCCAACGAATACGCGCTCGCGGTGTGGGGGCTCAGCGACATGTCGCAGATGATCCGGCAGGGCCGACTCGATCTCGATGCGCTGTTCGATCCGGACATGCTGGGCGACGACCTCGAAGCCTGGCTCGCGGAATCGGCGCTGATGAAGCGCACCTTCCGCAACTGCGCGATCATTTCCGGCCTGATCGCGCGGCGCTTCGCCGGCGAAGAGAAGTCGCGCCGCCAGGTGCTGTTCTCGACAGACCTCGTCTACGACGTGCTCAACAAGCATCAGCCCGACCATGTGTTGCTGCGCGCCGCCCGCGCCGACGCCGCCACCGGGCTGCTCGATCTGCGGCGACTGAGTGATATGCTGATGCGAATCAACGGGCGCATCGTCCACAAGGAACTCGACCGGGTTTCGCCGCTCGCGGTGCCGGTGATGCTGGAAATCGGCCGGGAAGCCGTGTACGGCGAGGCCTCCGATGTCCTGCTCGCCGAAGCCGCCGATGAACTGGTGCGCGAGGCAATGAGCTGA